TGCCTTGCTTTGACGCGCTGAGCGTTACTGTGCCGGGGGCATCAGCACCGTGTCGATCATGTACACCGTGGCGTTGGCGGTATGCACCCCGCCGCAGACCAGGCCGGCGTTGTTGACCATCAGGTCGTTGCCCGCGCCCATAACCGTCACGTCAGCACCTTGCAGGGTCGTGCGGGTGCCGTCGACCTTGCTCGGGCTCGCCTGGCCACTCACCACGTGGTAGGTCAGGATGCTGCTCAGCAGCTTGGAGTCCGTCTTGAGTTGGTCGATGGTGGCGGCCGGGAGCTTTTCGAATGCGGCATTCGTGGGGGCGAAAACCGTGTACTCGCCGCTGTTGAGGGTGTCGACCAGGTTCACATTCGGATTCAGCTTGCCCGACAGCGCCGCGGTCAGGGTAGTAAGCATCGGATTGTTCGACGCCGCGGTCGCGACCGGATCCTGCGCCATTCCGGCCACCGACCCCGGACCGGTGGGATTCTGTGTCGCGTACTGCGAGCACCCCGGACCGATCAGGTCCGCCGCGGGGTCGGCCATTGCCGGTGTGGTGGCGGGCGCTGCCATGCTGGTCGCCGGCATTGGGTTGGTGGTGCCTTGCGAGGCGGGCTTGGTGCTCGAGCAACCCGCGAGGCCGGTGATCGCGATTGCCGCGAGGCTGGCTGCTGCGATTGCTTTGGCCTGAACGTTGATCATTGCGCTTTGATTCCTTTGCTCGTGACGGCGGCTGTGGACGCCGTCCTCCCGGTTTGAACAACGGTGATTCGGAGTGACGGCGGTCATAGATGGGACCCTCCGCAGACGCGGCAGGTCCGCTCACATATCCAGTGGATGACGCCAGCGCAGCCGGCGGAATCGCGCGAAGCCGCGATCGGCGCTCAGCCAGGTTGCGTTGTTCTCCACCGCGTAGGCGGCCAGGTAGGCGTCCGCAATGTCGTTGCCGTTCGCGTCGACATCGGACGCGAGTTGCCGAAACAACATCCAGTGCCGCTCGCCGGGGTCAATTCGCATGGCGGCGGGCGCGGCGAGCAGCGCGTCGACCGCCTGCCACGCGTCCTGCGGGCGCGTCGGTTCGGTGAAGACGCGACGGTTGGTTACGACCCGGACGAAGCTAGCGAGCACGCTGTCCGGTAACCCCAGCGGCTCGTCATCGTTGGCCAGCCACTCAAGCAAATCCCGATAGTCGCAGTGTTCCCGGAGATCCGCCCGATGTGCGTAGACGAGCACGTTGACATCAACGCAACGCATTGGCCGACGCGCCGTCGTCCATGGCCTCGGCGACCGCGGCGTTGGACGACAGATCCACACCGGGCCGAAGCCCGCCCCTGCCCGACGGCTGGACTCGATAGCGGCCGGCGGCCCGCTGCTGGGGCGGGTTCAAGCCACGCCGCACCGCATCCTCTAGAACCGCGGCCACGGTTCGCCCGGAACGAGCGGCCTTCGCTTTCACCTGGCGGTACAGCTCGTCATCGATACGGATCGTCGTCCGCATTGGGGCATCTTAGCATCAGAAGTAGGCATCGAGATGACGCGCTTGCCGCTCGGCGACAACGGCGGTGTTGGGCGGCACAATGATGAGGTGACCAACTCCACCGACCGGCGCGCCGACGGTCGGCTGCGGGTGCTGGTGCTGGGCAGTACCGGCTCGATCGGCACCCAGGCGCTCCAGGTCATCGCCGACAATCCGGACCGCTTCGAGGTGGTCGGGCTGGCGGCCGGGGGCACCAAACTGGACACGTTGCTGCGGCAGCGTGCCGAGACCGGGGTTACCAATATCGCCATCGCCGACGAGCACGCAGCGCATTTGGCCGGCGACATCCCCTACCGCGGGCCCGATGCCGCCACCCGGCTGGTCGAGGAGACGGAGGCCGACGTTGTCCTCAATGCGCTGGTTGGGGCGCTGGGCCTGCGACCGACGTTGGCTGCGCTGCAGGCAGGTGCCCGCCTGGCGCTGGCCAACAAGGAATCGTTGGTCGCCGGCGGTGCGCTGGTGCTGGGGGCCGCGCGGCCCGGTCAGATCGTGCCGGTCGACTCCGAGCACTCCGCGTTGGCCCAGTGCCTGCGTGGCGGTATGCCCGACGAGGTCGCCAAGCTGGTTCTGACCGCCTCGGGCGGGCCGTTCCGGGGCTGGTCGGCAGCCGCGCTCGAGCAGGTCACTCCCGAGCAGGCCGGCGCCCATCCGACCTGGTCAATGGGCCCGATGAACACTCTGAACTCGGCGTCGCTGGTCAACAAGGGGCTTGAGGTCATCGAAACCCATCTGCTGTTCGGCATCCCCTACGAACGCATCGAGGTGGTGGTACACCCCCAGTCGATCATCCATTCGATGGTCACCTTCGTCGACGGCTCGACGATCGCCCAGGCCAGCCCCCCGGACATGAAGCTGCCCATCTCGTTGGCGCTGGGCTGGCCGCGCCGGGTAAGCGGTGCCGCTCATGCCTGCGATTTCACTACCGCGTCGAGCTGGGAGTTCGAGCCGCTGGACACCGACGTATTCCCCGCGGTAGAGCTGGCCAGGCAGGCCGGCGTCGCCGGTGGCTGCATGACCGCGGTCTACAACGCCGCCAA
The nucleotide sequence above comes from Mycobacterium decipiens. Encoded proteins:
- the dxr gene encoding 1-deoxy-D-xylulose-5-phosphate reductoisomerase, which translates into the protein MTNSTDRRADGRLRVLVLGSTGSIGTQALQVIADNPDRFEVVGLAAGGTKLDTLLRQRAETGVTNIAIADEHAAHLAGDIPYRGPDAATRLVEETEADVVLNALVGALGLRPTLAALQAGARLALANKESLVAGGALVLGAARPGQIVPVDSEHSALAQCLRGGMPDEVAKLVLTASGGPFRGWSAAALEQVTPEQAGAHPTWSMGPMNTLNSASLVNKGLEVIETHLLFGIPYERIEVVVHPQSIIHSMVTFVDGSTIAQASPPDMKLPISLALGWPRRVSGAAHACDFTTASSWEFEPLDTDVFPAVELARQAGVAGGCMTAVYNAANEEAAAAFLDGRIGFPAIVGTIADVLHAADEWAFPPATVDDVLDAQRWARERAQRAVSGMALERS
- a CDS encoding type II toxin-antitoxin system VapC family toxin — protein: MRCVDVNVLVYAHRADLREHCDYRDLLEWLANDDEPLGLPDSVLASFVRVVTNRRVFTEPTRPQDAWQAVDALLAAPAAMRIDPGERHWMLFRQLASDVDANGNDIADAYLAAYAVENNATWLSADRGFARFRRLRWRHPLDM
- a CDS encoding ribbon-helix-helix domain-containing protein, with amino-acid sequence MRTTIRIDDELYRQVKAKAARSGRTVAAVLEDAVRRGLNPPQQRAAGRYRVQPSGRGGLRPGVDLSSNAAVAEAMDDGASANALR
- a CDS encoding fasciclin domain-containing protein, which encodes MINVQAKAIAAASLAAIAITGLAGCSSTKPASQGTTNPMPATSMAAPATTPAMADPAADLIGPGCSQYATQNPTGPGSVAGMAQDPVATAASNNPMLTTLTAALSGKLNPNVNLVDTLNSGEYTVFAPTNAAFEKLPAATIDQLKTDSKLLSSILTYHVVSGQASPSKVDGTRTTLQGADVTVMGAGNDLMVNNAGLVCGGVHTANATVYMIDTVLMPPAQ